Proteins from a genomic interval of Trifolium pratense cultivar HEN17-A07 linkage group LG6, ARS_RC_1.1, whole genome shotgun sequence:
- the LOC123890424 gene encoding uncharacterized protein LOC123890424 isoform X1 translates to MFCHLLYLVMAPSNHDPDYQLPNSSNAIISQQDCTNTRKNGRGRTIGLGVSKRKKKSATGKLHVDIPADKMVAVGPGAANFVTEVSIVVLKNAPFNVKKWGKIPQAKLDKIVSKVLDTFDIDNTTHNNDVILETAKRLYRNHRCRFHQHFSQYNTNEIALKHKPEDISEEDWKFLVDYFSSPDYKAISERNKVNKAKQVIKHRCGRKSFQAVSYDARDPETQKEPNFQDLWRMTHTNSNGEWKDDASKEIHTKVEEACSELATAEHVDGDKDMLANIAFKSVVGERSGYSRGLGAGIKPQKRKAVTGLHEELKKECEKRHDMEMKLKDVETQLQEERKMREEMTAKFEESQRQIGEEMEKQVEAKMANMFRQMLNFQDGQSSGALNIESESNHIANNMTTDKPSSNGVSTTSQRKVRSKYIKKN, encoded by the exons ATGTTTTGTCATTTACTTTATTTAGTTATGGCACCCTCAAATCATGATCCAGATTATCAGCTTCCAAATTCTTCAAATGCTATTATAAGTCAACAAG ATTGTACAAATACAAGAAAAAATGGAAGAGGAAGAACCATTGGCTTAGGTGtctcaaaaaggaaaaagaagagtGCTACTGGAAAATTGCATGTTGATATTCCAGCAGATAAAATGGTAGCTGTTGGACCAGGAGCTGCAAATTTTGTGACCGAGGTCTCAATCGTTGTCCTAAAGAATGCTCCTTTTAATGTCAAAAAGTGGGGAAAAATACCACAAGCTAAACTTGACAAGATAGTTTCAAAAGTTTTG GATACTTTTGACATTGATAATACAACACATAATAATGATGTTATTCTTGAGACCGCTAAAAGACTCTATCGTAATCATAGATGTAGATTTCATCAACATTTTAGCCAATATAACACAAATGAGATAGCTTTGAAACACAAACCAGAAGATATAAGTGAAGAAGATTGGAAGTTCTTGGTAGATTATTTCTCAAGTCCTGACTATAAG GCAATCAGTGAAAGGAACAAAGTAAATAAAGCAAAACAAGTTATTAAACATAGATGTGGAAGGAAGTCATTTCAAGCTGTGAGCTATGATGCG AGAGATCCTGAAACTCAAAAAGAGCCCAACTTTCAAGACTTGTGGCGAATGACTCACACAAATAGCAATGGAGAATGGAAAGATGATGCTTCTAAGGAAATTCAT acAAAGGTTGAAGAAGCTTGTTCAGAACTTGCAACAGCCGAACATGTTGACGGTGATAAAGACATGCTTGCAAATATTGCTTTTAAATCAGTTGTAGGAGAGAGATCGGGTTATAGTCGTGGGTTAGGAGCTGGAATTAAACCACAAAAGAGAAAAGCTGTTACAGGTTTACATGAAGAATTGAAAAAGGAGTGTGAAAAGAGGCATGATATGGAAATGAAACTAAAAGATGTAGAGACTCAACTCCAAGAAGAACGAAAAATGAGGGAAGAAATGACAGCCAAGTTTGAAGAGAGTCAAAGACAAATCGGAGAAGAAATGGAGAAACAAGTTGAAGCAAAAATGGCTAATATGTTTCGCCAAATGCTGAATTTTCAA GATGGACAATCTTCCGGTGCACTGAATATAGAGTCTGAATCTAATCACATAGCTAATAACATGACTACAGACAAACC TTCAAGTAATGGTGTTTCAACTACTTCACAAAGAAAAGTTCGAAGCAAATATATAAAGAAGAATTGA
- the LOC123890423 gene encoding PAN domain-containing protein At5g03700: MNVHLHPSIHFLFLNMSATHHLLQFTIILILSLSTSSLTTSIPQELLKGFSTVPLSSSSSSSSSPSTSFQPILTDPTGNFSLGFLRQNQNDLQLAIIHTPSSQTFWIANPTHSFSWSHTTRFFFNGSLVLWDPQRTLTWSTATDGDRVILLNNSNLQVQTKNAAPLWESFHFPTNTLVQNQNFTSNMSLVSSNGLYSLRLGDTFMGLYENNGQEKGRSLSKRLFLLYWKRTALEAKALIVNGEGPIYARVTTEGYIGMYQTSPKPVDVQKFNSFQQTSSFLLVRLESDGNLKGYYWDITKSSWMLNFQAITETCELPNPCGSYGLCIPGGSSCSCLDNKTRFEPGESGEPGSCFNNDGGGGGDGGLCGGDGIGGDNGYYVLRRNGVEPPHKELLEEVTTLSSTECENLCEKDCRCWGALYNNQTGFCYVLDYPIGTMLGTRDESKVGYFKVRKGARKRNKVGVIIGIVVGLLFGVVVIGVGICVMRWKKKKGNLKEEDGNWASPGPYRNLGSESFRSVELSGSAQ; encoded by the coding sequence ATGAATGTCCATCTCCATCCATCCATCCACTTTCTTTTCCTAAACATGTCTGCAACTCATCACCTTCTTCAATTCACAATCATCCTCATTCTATCCCTCTCAACATCATCTTTAACAACTTCAATCCCACAAGAGCTTCTCAAAGGCTTCTCCACAGTTCCactctcatcatcatcatcatcatcatcatcaccttcAACATCTTTTCAACCCATTCTCACCGACCCAACCGGTAACTTCTCTCTTGGCTTCCTCCGCCAAAACCAAAACGATCTACAACTAGCCATCATTCACACACCTTCCTCCCAAACATTCTGGATCGCTAACCCAACTCACTCCTTTTCTTGGTCACACACCACCCGCTTCTTCTTCAACGGCAGCCTTGTTTTGTGGGATCCACAAAGAACCCTCACCTGGTCAACCGCCACTGACGGTGACCGTGTGATTCTCCTCAACAACTCAAACTTACAAGTTCAAACCAAAAATGCTGCACCACTTTGGGAAAGTTTTCATTTTCCCACAAATACCCTTGTTCAGAATCAAAATTTCACTTCTAACATGTCGTTAGTTTCTTCTAACGGTCTTTATTCTTTAAGGTTAGGTGATACTTTCATGGGTTTATACGAAAACAACGGCCAAGAAAAAGGAAGGTCGTTATCAAAACGGTTATTTCTGTTATACTGGAAACGAACGGCGTTAGAAGCTAAAGCTTTAATAGTTAACGGTGAAGGACCCATTTATGCAAGAGTTACCACAGAGGGTTATATTGGAATGTACCAAACTAGCCCTAAACCTGTTGATGTTCAGAAGTTTAATAGTTTTCAACAAACGTCGTCGTTTCTTTTGGTTCGGTTAGAATCTGATGGAAATCTTAAAGGGTATTATTGGGATATAACAAAGTCTAGTTGGATGCTTAATTTTCAAGCTATTACTGAAACTTGTGAGCTTCCTAATCCGTGTGGTTCGTACGGTTTATGTATTCCTGGTGGGTCTAGTTGTTCTTGTTTAGATAATAAAACCCGGTTTGAACCGGGTGAGTCGGGTGAACCGGGTAGTTGTTTTAAtaatgatggtggtggtggtggagatgGAGGATTGTGCGGTGGTGATGGGATTGGCGGAGATAATGGTTACTATGTTTTGAGAAGAAACGGAGTGGAGCCACCGCATAAGGAGTTATTAGAGGAAGTAACGACGTTATCTTCAACGGAATGTGAAAATTTGTGTGAGAAAGATTGTAGGTGTTGGGGAGCATTGTATAATAATCAAACCGGGTTTTGTTATGTTTTGGATTATCCAATTGGGACAATGTTGGGAACAAGGGATGAGTCAAAGGTGGGTTATTTTAAGGTGAGGAAAGGTGCTCGGAAGAGGAATAAGGTTGGGGTTATAATTGGAATTGTGGTTGGTCTTTTGTTTGGTGTTGTTGTTATTGGTGTTGGGATTTGTGTAATGAGgtggaaaaaaaagaaagggaatCTAAAAGAGGAAGATGGGAATTGGGCTTCACCCGGCCCGTATAGGAATCTTGGATCCGAAAGTTTTAGATCCGTTGAGTTGTCGGGTAGTGCTCAATAA
- the LOC123890424 gene encoding uncharacterized protein LOC123890424 isoform X2: MAPSNHDPDYQLPNSSNAIISQQDCTNTRKNGRGRTIGLGVSKRKKKSATGKLHVDIPADKMVAVGPGAANFVTEVSIVVLKNAPFNVKKWGKIPQAKLDKIVSKVLDTFDIDNTTHNNDVILETAKRLYRNHRCRFHQHFSQYNTNEIALKHKPEDISEEDWKFLVDYFSSPDYKAISERNKVNKAKQVIKHRCGRKSFQAVSYDARDPETQKEPNFQDLWRMTHTNSNGEWKDDASKEIHTKVEEACSELATAEHVDGDKDMLANIAFKSVVGERSGYSRGLGAGIKPQKRKAVTGLHEELKKECEKRHDMEMKLKDVETQLQEERKMREEMTAKFEESQRQIGEEMEKQVEAKMANMFRQMLNFQDGQSSGALNIESESNHIANNMTTDKPSSNGVSTTSQRKVRSKYIKKN, encoded by the exons ATGGCACCCTCAAATCATGATCCAGATTATCAGCTTCCAAATTCTTCAAATGCTATTATAAGTCAACAAG ATTGTACAAATACAAGAAAAAATGGAAGAGGAAGAACCATTGGCTTAGGTGtctcaaaaaggaaaaagaagagtGCTACTGGAAAATTGCATGTTGATATTCCAGCAGATAAAATGGTAGCTGTTGGACCAGGAGCTGCAAATTTTGTGACCGAGGTCTCAATCGTTGTCCTAAAGAATGCTCCTTTTAATGTCAAAAAGTGGGGAAAAATACCACAAGCTAAACTTGACAAGATAGTTTCAAAAGTTTTG GATACTTTTGACATTGATAATACAACACATAATAATGATGTTATTCTTGAGACCGCTAAAAGACTCTATCGTAATCATAGATGTAGATTTCATCAACATTTTAGCCAATATAACACAAATGAGATAGCTTTGAAACACAAACCAGAAGATATAAGTGAAGAAGATTGGAAGTTCTTGGTAGATTATTTCTCAAGTCCTGACTATAAG GCAATCAGTGAAAGGAACAAAGTAAATAAAGCAAAACAAGTTATTAAACATAGATGTGGAAGGAAGTCATTTCAAGCTGTGAGCTATGATGCG AGAGATCCTGAAACTCAAAAAGAGCCCAACTTTCAAGACTTGTGGCGAATGACTCACACAAATAGCAATGGAGAATGGAAAGATGATGCTTCTAAGGAAATTCAT acAAAGGTTGAAGAAGCTTGTTCAGAACTTGCAACAGCCGAACATGTTGACGGTGATAAAGACATGCTTGCAAATATTGCTTTTAAATCAGTTGTAGGAGAGAGATCGGGTTATAGTCGTGGGTTAGGAGCTGGAATTAAACCACAAAAGAGAAAAGCTGTTACAGGTTTACATGAAGAATTGAAAAAGGAGTGTGAAAAGAGGCATGATATGGAAATGAAACTAAAAGATGTAGAGACTCAACTCCAAGAAGAACGAAAAATGAGGGAAGAAATGACAGCCAAGTTTGAAGAGAGTCAAAGACAAATCGGAGAAGAAATGGAGAAACAAGTTGAAGCAAAAATGGCTAATATGTTTCGCCAAATGCTGAATTTTCAA GATGGACAATCTTCCGGTGCACTGAATATAGAGTCTGAATCTAATCACATAGCTAATAACATGACTACAGACAAACC TTCAAGTAATGGTGTTTCAACTACTTCACAAAGAAAAGTTCGAAGCAAATATATAAAGAAGAATTGA